The Acinetobacter sp. GSS19 genome includes a region encoding these proteins:
- a CDS encoding Nif3-like dinuclear metal center hexameric protein has protein sequence MAELQNILQWCEQTLKVAEFKDYAPNGLQIEGKAEIQKILCAVTASQQAIDATIAQQADLLLVHHGYFWKGEPYPITGMRGKRIKSLIQHDISLLAYHLPLDAHPVLGNNAAIAEILGLQNIEALDPTERNPIGNIGYLPQALGPEAFKDLLSEKLGFATIHLPAGKQTIQKVGFCTGAAQDFIDKAAAQNCDAYISGEVSERTYYEAQELNVHYYACGHHATERYGVQQLGKAICQQFGIEYSYFELNNPI, from the coding sequence ATGGCTGAGCTCCAAAATATTCTGCAATGGTGTGAACAAACCCTGAAAGTTGCTGAATTTAAAGACTATGCACCGAATGGCTTACAGATTGAAGGTAAAGCCGAAATCCAAAAAATTCTATGTGCCGTTACTGCATCGCAACAAGCCATTGATGCCACGATTGCACAACAAGCTGACCTGCTTTTGGTCCATCATGGTTATTTCTGGAAAGGTGAACCCTACCCGATTACCGGAATGCGTGGTAAACGGATTAAGTCACTCATTCAGCATGACATTTCCCTACTCGCCTATCACTTGCCCCTCGATGCACATCCGGTATTGGGCAATAATGCTGCGATTGCTGAAATACTGGGCTTACAGAATATTGAGGCACTCGATCCCACCGAACGCAACCCGATTGGCAATATTGGCTATCTACCCCAAGCCCTCGGTCCAGAAGCCTTTAAAGATCTGCTCAGTGAAAAACTAGGCTTCGCAACAATCCATTTACCCGCAGGCAAACAGACGATTCAAAAAGTCGGTTTCTGTACGGGTGCTGCACAGGACTTTATTGACAAGGCCGCTGCACAAAACTGCGATGCGTATATTTCTGGCGAGGTCAGCGAGCGCACCTATTACGAGGCACAGGAACTCAATGTGCATTATTATGCCTGTGGTCATCACGCAACCGAACGTTACGGGGTGCAACAACTCGGAAAAGCCATTTGCCAACAGTTTGGAATTGAGTATAGTTATTTTGAATTAAATAATCCGATTTAA
- a CDS encoding superoxide dismutase: MTTITLPALPYGYEDLAPHISKETLEYHHDKHHNTYVVNLNNLIKGTELEGKTLEEIIKATAGDTSKAGIFNNAAQVWNHTFYWNCMAKNGGGKPTGALAAKIDEAFGSYEKFVEEFTAAATTQFGSGWAWLVADEVNGKLSITKTSNADTPLAHGQVAVLTIDVWEHAYYIDFRNLRPKYIATFLESLVNWDYANAKLAGQPAGVEK; this comes from the coding sequence ATGACAACCATTACTTTACCAGCGCTACCATACGGCTACGAAGATCTTGCTCCGCACATCAGCAAAGAAACCCTTGAATACCACCACGACAAACACCACAACACTTATGTGGTGAATCTCAACAACCTGATCAAAGGTACTGAGCTTGAAGGTAAAACTTTAGAAGAAATCATCAAAGCAACTGCTGGCGATACTTCTAAAGCAGGTATCTTCAACAATGCAGCACAAGTTTGGAACCACACATTCTACTGGAACTGTATGGCGAAAAATGGGGGCGGTAAGCCAACAGGTGCACTTGCAGCGAAAATTGATGAAGCTTTCGGTTCTTATGAAAAATTCGTAGAAGAGTTCACTGCTGCTGCAACCACTCAATTCGGTTCTGGTTGGGCATGGTTAGTGGCTGACGAAGTAAATGGTAAACTTTCGATTACCAAAACTTCAAATGCAGACACTCCACTTGCACACGGTCAAGTCGCTGTTTTGACAATCGATGTATGGGAACACGCTTACTACATCGACTTCCGTAACTTGCGTCCTAAATACATCGCGACTTTCCTAGAAAGCCTTGTAAACTGGGATTACGCAAATGCGAAACTTGCAGGTCAACCTGCAGGCGTTGAAAAATAA
- a CDS encoding DUF2726 domain-containing protein: MSDSNSILFFVLGCIATLALIALIFKHRFFRQQKYLPKRVITPFERKMFLRLKEAFPQYHVLAQVAFSALITSEDYKIRQRFNRKVTDFVLLNASLDVIAIIELDDPSHIGKEQEDAQRDAMLHEAGYRVYRFTQIPTLAQLRKTISG, encoded by the coding sequence GTGTCTGATTCAAACTCTATTCTCTTCTTTGTGCTAGGTTGCATTGCAACGCTTGCGCTGATTGCCCTGATTTTTAAGCATCGGTTTTTTCGCCAACAGAAATACCTACCCAAACGGGTCATCACTCCATTTGAAAGGAAAATGTTTTTACGTTTAAAAGAAGCCTTTCCACAATACCATGTGTTAGCACAGGTTGCGTTCAGTGCACTGATTACCAGTGAAGACTATAAAATCCGCCAACGGTTTAACCGCAAAGTGACGGATTTTGTTTTACTAAATGCCAGTCTGGACGTGATTGCGATTATTGAGCTGGATGATCCTTCTCATATAGGCAAGGAGCAGGAAGATGCTCAACGCGATGCCATGTTGCATGAAGCCGGCTATCGCGTTTATCGCTTCACTCAGATTCCAACGCTTGCGCAGTTGCGCAAAACCATTTCAGGTTAA
- the ubiA gene encoding 4-hydroxybenzoate octaprenyltransferase, producing MAIVQQITWRERLEAYYYLCRFDKPIGTELVFWPTMWALWIANQGIPDMGILIPMILGTIFMRAAGCAINDFADRKVDGHVARTKTRPLATGIISAKEAIYVFLALVAASASMLFFLPIETFYWSFGALFLAFIYPFMKRYTNLPQVFLGAAFSWSIPMAYTAVGQMPDITCWLLYFGNLAWTVAYDTQYAITDREYDLKIGVKSTAILFGRYDIQIISLLQLSSVLLIGTALYREALLFPFGLLALLVVVADFIFQWSKTRDRDPQRCFWAFRHNRWVGAIIFVGIFAGLF from the coding sequence ATGGCCATTGTGCAACAGATTACTTGGCGTGAACGCTTAGAAGCCTATTATTATTTGTGCCGGTTTGATAAACCGATTGGAACAGAATTGGTGTTCTGGCCAACCATGTGGGCATTGTGGATTGCGAATCAAGGTATCCCTGACATGGGTATTCTGATTCCAATGATTTTAGGCACGATCTTTATGCGCGCTGCAGGCTGTGCGATTAATGATTTCGCGGATCGTAAAGTGGATGGTCATGTGGCACGTACCAAAACTCGTCCATTGGCAACGGGAATCATTAGTGCCAAAGAAGCTATTTATGTCTTTCTGGCATTGGTCGCTGCAAGTGCCAGCATGCTGTTTTTCTTACCGATCGAAACCTTTTACTGGTCATTTGGCGCATTGTTTCTCGCGTTTATTTATCCATTTATGAAACGCTATACTAACTTGCCTCAGGTGTTTTTGGGGGCAGCTTTTTCCTGGTCCATTCCGATGGCATATACGGCAGTGGGACAAATGCCAGATATCACCTGCTGGTTATTGTATTTTGGCAATCTGGCCTGGACTGTGGCGTATGATACGCAATATGCCATTACTGACCGTGAGTACGATTTAAAAATCGGGGTGAAATCGACGGCTATTTTGTTTGGTCGTTATGATATTCAGATTATCAGCCTATTACAGTTGAGTAGTGTATTGCTGATTGGTACAGCCTTATACCGTGAAGCTTTGCTGTTTCCTTTTGGTCTACTGGCTTTACTGGTGGTGGTTGCGGACTTCATCTTTCAGTGGAGTAAAACCAGAGATCGTGATCCTCAGCGCTGTTTCTGGGCTTTCCGTCATAACCGTTGGGTAGGCGCGATCATTTTTGTCGGTATTTTTGCTGGCTTGTTCTGA
- a CDS encoding chorismate--pyruvate lyase family protein, which yields MQHIPAELKTWLYASGSLTEQLTQIAGGHFRVEPLQENFQRLSFADAQWMQMPYQHISWVRESYLYGCDAQPWVQAKSIFPILSLQGRARRFQHIGRMPIGKLLFQRTTPACERRVLWLEDGWTRQSCYTWHGCKFIVQETFLPSFETFLANR from the coding sequence ATGCAGCACATTCCCGCTGAACTCAAAACTTGGCTTTACGCATCGGGCTCACTGACTGAGCAGCTTACCCAGATCGCAGGGGGGCATTTTCGCGTTGAGCCTCTCCAAGAGAATTTTCAGCGTTTAAGCTTCGCCGACGCCCAATGGATGCAGATGCCCTATCAACATATCTCTTGGGTGCGGGAATCGTATTTGTATGGTTGTGATGCGCAACCCTGGGTGCAAGCGAAAAGTATATTTCCGATTTTAAGCTTGCAGGGACGGGCACGCCGCTTTCAACATATTGGGCGCATGCCGATTGGCAAATTGCTCTTTCAGCGCACCACACCTGCGTGTGAACGTCGTGTCCTCTGGCTAGAGGACGGATGGACCCGGCAAAGCTGTTATACTTGGCATGGATGTAAATTTATTGTCCAGGAAACGTTTCTGCCGAGTTTTGAAACGTTTTTGGCAAACAGATGA
- the glnA gene encoding type I glutamate--ammonia ligase, with amino-acid sequence MSMANKVLQLIQESGAKWVDFRFTDTKGKEQHVTYPADSIDEDTFEDGKMFDGSSIAGWKGIEASDMILRPDAETGFIDPFFAEPTVVVTCDVIEPSTGQGYERDPRSIARRAEEYLKSTGIGDTAFFGPEPEFFVFDEVKWDIDMSGARHTLIAEEAAWSTGNDYESGNSGHRPRVKGGYFPVPPVDSSQDMRAEMCAKIEEIMGPGRVEVHHHEVASCQLEIGVSFNTMVRKADEVQQFKYAVWNVAHQYAKTATFMPKPMVGDNGSGMHVHMSISKDGKNLFAGDEYAGLSEMALYFIGGIIKHARSLNAITNPSTNSYKRLVPHFEAPIMLAYSARNRSASIRIPYVSSPKGKRIEARFPDPMMNPYLGFAALLMAGIDGIQNKIHPGDAADKNLYDLPPEEEAKIPTVAHSLDMALEALAADHEYLLKGGVFTKDMLDAYIELKTEEVRRLNTTTHPVEFDMYYSL; translated from the coding sequence ATGAGCATGGCGAACAAGGTCCTTCAACTCATACAAGAAAGTGGCGCTAAATGGGTCGATTTTCGCTTTACTGATACTAAGGGTAAAGAACAGCACGTAACTTATCCTGCTGACTCAATCGATGAAGATACGTTTGAAGACGGTAAAATGTTCGACGGTTCTTCAATTGCAGGTTGGAAAGGCATTGAAGCATCTGACATGATTTTGCGTCCAGATGCAGAAACTGGTTTTATCGACCCGTTCTTCGCTGAGCCAACAGTTGTTGTGACTTGTGACGTTATTGAGCCATCTACTGGCCAAGGTTATGAACGTGACCCACGCTCGATTGCTCGCCGTGCAGAAGAATATTTGAAATCTACTGGTATCGGTGATACTGCATTCTTCGGTCCAGAACCAGAATTCTTCGTATTTGACGAAGTAAAATGGGACATCGACATGTCAGGCGCTCGCCATACCTTGATCGCTGAAGAAGCAGCTTGGTCAACTGGCAACGACTATGAATCAGGTAACTCTGGTCACCGTCCACGCGTTAAAGGCGGTTACTTCCCAGTGCCACCAGTAGATTCTTCACAAGATATGCGTGCAGAAATGTGTGCAAAAATTGAAGAAATCATGGGCCCAGGTCGTGTAGAAGTACACCACCACGAAGTTGCATCTTGCCAGTTGGAAATTGGTGTAAGCTTCAATACTATGGTTCGTAAAGCTGACGAAGTACAACAGTTCAAATATGCGGTTTGGAATGTTGCACATCAATATGCAAAAACAGCAACTTTCATGCCTAAACCAATGGTAGGTGACAACGGTTCTGGTATGCACGTTCACATGTCGATCTCTAAAGATGGCAAGAACTTGTTCGCTGGTGATGAATATGCAGGCCTTTCTGAAATGGCACTTTACTTCATCGGTGGTATCATCAAGCATGCACGTTCTTTGAATGCGATCACCAACCCTTCTACAAACTCGTACAAGCGTTTGGTTCCACACTTCGAAGCACCGATCATGTTGGCTTACTCAGCGCGTAACCGTTCGGCTTCTATCCGTATTCCTTACGTTTCTAGCCCGAAAGGCAAACGTATCGAAGCACGTTTCCCAGATCCAATGATGAACCCGTACCTCGGTTTTGCTGCATTGTTGATGGCGGGTATCGACGGTATCCAGAACAAGATCCATCCAGGCGATGCTGCTGACAAGAACTTGTATGACCTTCCTCCTGAAGAAGAAGCGAAAATCCCAACTGTGGCTCACAGCTTGGATATGGCGCTTGAAGCTTTGGCAGCAGACCACGAGTATCTATTAAAAGGTGGCGTGTTCACGAAAGACATGCTAGATGCTTACATCGAGCTTAAAACTGAAGAAGTTCGTCGTTTGAACACCACGACTCACCCAGTTGAATTCGACATGTACTACAGCCTGTAA
- a CDS encoding bifunctional metallophosphatase/5'-nucleotidase, whose amino-acid sequence MRWNLFKNTLLGLAILSLTGCQTLSFPKQDVQNVHLFAFNDFHGHLEPSQRSITIPDPHSPQNNIKLPVGGASYLADAIDKLHSQHPSHVVISAGDLMSASPLISSLFLDEATIEVMNEIALDFNVIGNHELDRGTQELQRIQSGGCIAYTRMQPCQINRAFTGAKFDFLAANIYSKQYPEQRLFPAYKVKHFDGIPVAFIGLTLKTAPSSVAATGIQDLVFRDEAETVNALIPELKQQGIEAIVVVIHDGVMAQQPQAFGQKSCEGLQGPLLQILEQLDSEVDVVISGHTHQAYLCDYATRNPAKPFLLTSAGQYGDMITDINLQIDVKSKDILHKDARQIPVQSEPFHIGTTLISPSEAYETFSKSAKVEAILQPYRQAVDQIAKQVIAQANMPIVRKLTSSGESPLGLLIADAQQAAAVRQGSLGSDFALMNPGGIRADLMINTEKQIRFIDLYSVQPFANTLVTMTLSGQQIRDLLEQQWSGANASFPKILQPSAALSYQYNNVATNSPRARNIRINGRALADQQNYRVTVNSFLAEGGDNFSVLRQGTQRTIAGADLQALQDYLVEHAPVSAPIPGRIRLINE is encoded by the coding sequence ATGCGCTGGAACTTATTCAAAAATACCCTTTTGGGCTTGGCAATTCTCAGCCTGACAGGCTGTCAGACCCTGAGTTTTCCAAAACAAGACGTTCAAAATGTGCACCTTTTTGCTTTTAATGATTTTCATGGCCATCTCGAACCGAGCCAGCGCTCTATTACGATTCCTGATCCACACAGTCCTCAAAACAACATCAAACTACCGGTCGGTGGAGCCAGTTATCTTGCCGATGCGATTGACAAGTTGCACAGCCAGCATCCGTCGCATGTGGTGATTTCTGCGGGAGACCTGATGAGTGCTTCGCCTCTGATCTCTTCCTTATTTCTGGATGAAGCCACCATTGAAGTCATGAACGAAATTGCTTTAGATTTCAATGTGATTGGCAATCATGAATTAGACCGCGGCACACAAGAATTGCAACGCATACAATCCGGGGGCTGTATCGCCTATACCCGTATGCAGCCTTGCCAAATTAATAGGGCATTCACGGGTGCGAAATTCGATTTTTTAGCGGCAAATATCTATTCAAAGCAGTATCCAGAGCAACGCCTGTTTCCTGCCTATAAAGTCAAACATTTTGACGGTATTCCGGTTGCCTTTATTGGTCTAACCTTGAAAACGGCACCAAGTAGCGTTGCCGCAACGGGAATTCAAGACCTGGTCTTTCGCGATGAAGCCGAGACTGTAAATGCCCTCATTCCTGAGCTGAAACAACAAGGGATTGAAGCCATCGTGGTGGTCATTCATGACGGTGTAATGGCTCAGCAACCACAAGCTTTTGGACAAAAAAGTTGTGAAGGATTGCAAGGACCGCTGCTACAGATTTTAGAACAGCTCGATTCAGAAGTTGATGTCGTGATATCTGGCCATACCCATCAGGCTTATCTCTGTGATTATGCAACCCGTAATCCGGCAAAACCATTTTTGCTGACTTCAGCAGGCCAATACGGAGACATGATTACCGACATCAATCTACAAATAGATGTAAAGAGCAAAGACATCCTGCATAAAGATGCCCGACAAATCCCGGTACAAAGTGAACCTTTTCATATCGGCACGACGCTCATCTCACCGAGTGAAGCCTATGAAACCTTCAGCAAGTCGGCGAAAGTAGAAGCAATCTTGCAGCCTTATCGTCAAGCAGTCGATCAGATTGCCAAGCAGGTGATTGCTCAGGCCAACATGCCGATTGTTCGCAAACTCACCTCTAGTGGTGAGAGTCCACTGGGACTGCTGATTGCAGATGCGCAGCAAGCCGCTGCAGTTCGACAGGGCTCTCTAGGTTCTGATTTTGCCTTGATGAATCCGGGGGGGATCCGTGCTGACCTGATGATCAATACCGAAAAACAGATCCGATTTATTGATCTTTATTCGGTACAGCCTTTTGCCAACACCCTCGTCACCATGACCCTTAGTGGTCAACAAATTCGTGACTTACTGGAACAGCAGTGGTCAGGTGCCAATGCCAGTTTCCCTAAAATCCTGCAGCCTTCCGCCGCCTTGAGTTACCAATATAACAACGTTGCCACAAACTCACCCCGTGCACGTAATATTCGAATTAATGGTCGTGCTCTGGCCGATCAACAAAATTATCGGGTGACTGTGAACAGCTTTCTGGCCGAAGGTGGTGATAACTTTAGCGTATTACGACAAGGTACTCAGCGCACAATTGCAGGCGCCGATCTACAGGCATTGCAAGATTATCTCGTTGAGCATGCGCCGGTCAGTGCCCCAATCCCCGGACGTATTCGGCTAATCAACGAATAA
- a CDS encoding anthranilate synthase component II — protein MLLMIDNYDSFTYNIVQYFGELNQEVKVVRNDQVTLEDIERWQPKYLVIGPGPCSPTEAGISIPAIQHFAGKIPLLGVCLGHQSIGQAFGGNIVRAKTVMHGRLSDMYHSNQGIFSNLPNPFSATRYHSLVIDQATLPECLEVTCWTQEADGSMEEIMGIRHKTLPVEGVQFHPESILSQHGHQIFQNFLDIYA, from the coding sequence ATGCTTCTCATGATCGACAATTACGATAGCTTTACTTATAACATCGTCCAGTACTTTGGCGAGTTAAATCAAGAAGTAAAAGTGGTTCGCAATGATCAAGTCACATTGGAAGATATTGAACGATGGCAACCGAAATACTTGGTAATTGGTCCAGGCCCTTGCTCACCAACTGAAGCCGGAATTTCCATTCCGGCTATTCAGCACTTTGCCGGGAAAATTCCCCTATTGGGCGTGTGCCTGGGACATCAAAGTATTGGTCAGGCTTTTGGTGGCAATATTGTGCGCGCCAAAACTGTCATGCATGGCCGTCTCTCGGATATGTATCACAGCAATCAGGGGATTTTTAGCAATCTGCCGAATCCTTTTTCAGCAACACGTTATCACTCTTTGGTCATTGATCAAGCCACCCTACCGGAATGTCTGGAAGTCACCTGCTGGACTCAGGAAGCTGACGGCTCAATGGAAGAAATCATGGGGATTCGACATAAGACATTGCCGGTTGAAGGCGTGCAGTTCCACCCGGAATCCATTTTGAGTCAGCATGGCCATCAGATTTTCCAGAACTTTTTAGATATTTACGCATAA
- the trpD gene encoding anthranilate phosphoribosyltransferase: protein MNIQQALNHITKNIHLTQAQMEDVMRQIMSGEATDAQIGALMMGLRMKGESIDEITAAARVMRDFAIKIDVSDLPYLIDIVGTGGDGQNLFNVSTASSFVIAAAGATIAKHGNRGVSTKSGSSDLLEQAGINLDLDMQQTERCIREMGVGFLFAPNHHKAMKYAVGPRRELGIRSFFNLLGPLTNPAGVKRFVIGVFSDELCRPMAEVLKQLGAEQVMVVHSRDGLDEISLAAPTHVAELKDGEIFEWTLNPEDVGIKSETLAGLVVENSAESLKLIKDALGKNKSDMGEKAAHMIALNAGAGLYVSGLCKDYEQGVALAQDIIYGGQALEKMSVLSEFTKTMKQHSNEQAVD, encoded by the coding sequence ATGAATATTCAGCAAGCTTTAAACCATATTACTAAAAACATTCACCTCACCCAGGCACAAATGGAAGACGTGATGCGTCAGATCATGAGCGGTGAAGCGACCGATGCACAAATCGGTGCCCTAATGATGGGCTTACGCATGAAAGGCGAAAGTATCGACGAAATTACCGCTGCTGCACGTGTCATGCGTGACTTTGCGATCAAGATTGATGTCAGTGACCTGCCTTACCTGATTGATATCGTGGGTACCGGTGGTGATGGCCAAAACCTGTTTAATGTATCGACCGCCTCTTCTTTCGTGATTGCCGCGGCCGGTGCAACCATTGCCAAACACGGCAACCGTGGTGTTTCGACCAAATCCGGTTCTTCTGATTTACTGGAACAGGCCGGCATCAACCTCGATCTCGACATGCAACAAACAGAACGCTGCATTCGTGAAATGGGTGTCGGTTTCCTGTTTGCCCCCAACCATCACAAAGCCATGAAATATGCGGTTGGCCCACGTCGTGAACTCGGTATTCGTAGCTTCTTTAATCTGCTTGGCCCATTGACCAACCCGGCCGGTGTGAAGCGTTTCGTGATCGGCGTGTTTTCTGATGAACTGTGCCGTCCAATGGCTGAAGTGTTGAAACAGCTCGGTGCAGAACAGGTGATGGTCGTACATTCACGTGACGGCCTGGATGAGATCAGTCTGGCTGCACCAACACATGTGGCTGAGTTAAAAGATGGCGAAATTTTTGAATGGACCCTGAACCCGGAAGATGTCGGCATCAAATCTGAAACTTTGGCCGGTTTGGTGGTGGAGAATTCAGCAGAAAGTCTGAAACTGATTAAAGATGCCCTCGGCAAAAATAAATCCGACATGGGTGAAAAAGCCGCGCATATGATTGCTTTGAATGCCGGTGCCGGTCTGTATGTTTCAGGTCTGTGCAAAGATTATGAACAAGGGGTCGCACTGGCACAGGACATCATCTATGGCGGGCAGGCACTGGAAAAAATGAGTGTACTTTCAGAGTTCACCAAAACAATGAAACAACATAGCAACGAACAGGCAGTGGATTAA
- the trpC gene encoding indole-3-glycerol phosphate synthase TrpC translates to MVDIANTILGKIVDRKVEELAARRQQRSLQDLEQLAQAATPVRGFAKSLRSKRPGVIAEIKKASPSKGVIRENFNPAEIAEQYERAGAACLSVLTDIDFFQGADENIQIARSHCSLPALRKDFLIDPYNVVEARALHADCILLIVASLSDQQLEEMSKTAFEHQLDVLVEVHDEEELERALKLSERCLLGVNNRNLKTFEVDLQNSIRLKNLLPKERELITESGIATPADVALMQEHGIHSFLVGESFMKQPRPDEAFTALFGHPQNV, encoded by the coding sequence ATGGTCGATATTGCCAATACCATTTTAGGAAAAATTGTTGATCGTAAAGTCGAGGAACTTGCCGCCCGTCGCCAGCAACGCAGTTTGCAGGATTTGGAACAGCTCGCACAGGCCGCCACGCCTGTGCGCGGCTTTGCCAAAAGCTTACGCAGCAAGCGTCCGGGAGTGATTGCCGAAATTAAAAAGGCCTCCCCATCGAAAGGCGTGATCCGGGAAAATTTCAACCCGGCTGAAATTGCCGAACAATATGAACGCGCGGGTGCTGCCTGTTTGTCTGTTTTAACCGATATCGACTTTTTTCAGGGCGCCGATGAAAACATCCAGATCGCCCGCAGTCATTGTTCACTGCCTGCTTTGCGCAAAGACTTTTTGATTGATCCATACAATGTGGTGGAAGCACGCGCCTTGCATGCCGACTGTATTTTATTGATTGTGGCGAGCCTGTCTGATCAGCAACTGGAAGAAATGTCGAAAACCGCTTTCGAGCATCAGCTTGATGTACTAGTGGAAGTGCATGATGAAGAAGAGCTCGAACGTGCATTAAAACTCTCTGAACGCTGCCTGCTCGGTGTGAATAACCGTAACCTGAAAACCTTTGAAGTGGACTTGCAGAACTCCATCCGCCTAAAAAACTTATTGCCGAAAGAACGTGAACTGATCACGGAAAGCGGTATTGCCACACCGGCCGATGTCGCCCTGATGCAGGAACACGGCATCCACAGCTTCCTGGTCGGTGAAAGCTTTATGAAACAGCCGCGTCCAGATGAAGCCTTCACTGCCCTGTTTGGTCATCCACAAAACGTTTAA
- a CDS encoding Smr/MutS family protein → MSKKDSVLSKEQQNLLKQFKKQISSPHSSTRAAQQESKKTSAGAEETDDLDLFKKALQGVKPLQNSNIAQVKPPVQRKLDAQTLAKRAAAEGPQEAELTELSDTQAMLNPVASQASLSYRIATLQHRVFEDLKAGKLRWFEAVDLHGCTVEQARAAVLQIIQMAKDANENVIKIVHGKGPEAILKTYVNGWLRQHRDVLAFVSAPENQGGTGAVLVLLKRAEKNPKHKQ, encoded by the coding sequence ATGAGTAAAAAAGATTCAGTGCTTTCTAAAGAGCAGCAAAATTTATTGAAGCAGTTTAAAAAGCAAATCTCTAGTCCCCATAGCAGCACACGGGCAGCACAGCAGGAGTCGAAAAAGACCTCTGCTGGCGCTGAAGAAACGGATGATCTGGATCTGTTTAAAAAAGCCCTACAAGGGGTGAAACCGCTACAGAACAGCAATATTGCCCAGGTCAAGCCGCCTGTACAGCGCAAGCTTGATGCACAAACTCTGGCAAAACGCGCAGCTGCCGAAGGTCCGCAAGAAGCTGAACTGACTGAACTATCGGATACGCAAGCCATGCTGAATCCCGTTGCCAGTCAAGCCAGCCTCAGTTACCGGATCGCGACCTTGCAACACCGGGTGTTTGAAGATCTGAAAGCTGGAAAATTGCGCTGGTTTGAAGCGGTGGATCTGCATGGATGTACTGTCGAACAGGCACGTGCTGCTGTGCTCCAGATCATTCAAATGGCGAAAGACGCCAACGAAAATGTGATTAAAATCGTCCATGGTAAAGGTCCGGAAGCGATTTTAAAAACCTACGTCAATGGCTGGTTGCGTCAGCATCGTGATGTGTTGGCTTTCGTCAGTGCACCGGAAAATCAAGGTGGAACAGGTGCGGTGCTGGTTCTGCTCAAGCGTGCCGAAAAAAATCCCAAGCACAAACAATAA
- the folE gene encoding GTP cyclohydrolase I FolE, protein MQQSYANILTAVGEDLNRPGLKDTPVRAAKAFSYLTSGYNQSLEEVTNNAVFPSDNREMVLVKNIEFYSLCEHHLLPFYGRVHIAYLPEGQVLGLSKFARITEMFARRLQIQENLTQQIAEAVVEVTGARGAAVVIDSAHMCMMMRGVGKQNSTTRTVSFLGDFKTDKDARREFLSAVPESY, encoded by the coding sequence ATGCAGCAATCCTACGCAAATATTCTGACCGCCGTTGGTGAGGATCTCAATCGTCCTGGCCTCAAAGATACCCCTGTGCGTGCTGCAAAAGCGTTTTCCTATCTGACTTCCGGGTATAACCAATCCCTTGAAGAAGTGACCAACAATGCGGTATTCCCTTCGGATAACCGGGAAATGGTACTGGTCAAGAACATCGAATTCTATTCGCTTTGTGAACACCATTTACTTCCATTTTATGGACGTGTGCACATCGCTTATTTACCAGAAGGTCAAGTTCTGGGTTTGTCCAAATTTGCCCGCATTACCGAAATGTTTGCACGTCGTTTGCAAATTCAGGAAAACCTGACCCAGCAAATCGCAGAAGCCGTGGTAGAGGTTACCGGTGCACGTGGTGCAGCGGTCGTGATTGACTCCGCACACATGTGCATGATGATGCGCGGTGTCGGCAAACAGAATTCAACAACACGTACGGTGTCATTCCTCGGTGATTTCAAAACAGACAAAGATGCCCGTCGTGAATTCTTGAGTGCCGTTCCAGAAAGCTATTAA
- a CDS encoding cupin domain-containing protein, giving the protein MSSIWLAGQGLTQSEVSVDYPRPDRLVKGNPQRLTFSLYEHPHMNCGIWQCEVGAWNIQFADNKQEFFQVIEGVVRLHDRETQTFVEITAGDAGVIPPGFVGTFEVVEAVKKYYVVVEA; this is encoded by the coding sequence ATGTCATCCATCTGGTTAGCAGGTCAAGGTTTAACCCAAAGTGAGGTTTCTGTAGACTATCCACGTCCGGATCGTCTGGTTAAAGGCAATCCGCAACGCCTGACCTTTAGTTTGTATGAACATCCCCATATGAACTGTGGCATCTGGCAATGTGAAGTTGGTGCTTGGAATATCCAGTTCGCCGACAATAAACAGGAATTTTTCCAGGTAATCGAAGGTGTGGTACGTCTGCATGACCGTGAAACTCAGACCTTTGTTGAGATCACGGCAGGTGACGCAGGTGTAATTCCTCCTGGCTTTGTCGGCACCTTTGAAGTGGTTGAAGCCGTTAAAAAATATTATGTAGTGGTGGAAGCGTAG